A stretch of Dietzia lutea DNA encodes these proteins:
- a CDS encoding MlaE family ABC transporter permease, producing the protein MASRVTTAVRSVGDLYALSVDALVGLITGPWRWREFVEQYWFIARVSLVPTVLMALPFTVLVVFTLNSLLGEIGASDMAGAGAGLGAVTQIGPLVTVLVVAGTGATAVAADLGSRTIRDEISALEVLGLDPATHLVLPRALASALVAATLNGAVCAIGLIGGFVFSVYLNHVDPGAFAAGVTLLVGPAELVLSEVKAALFGLIAGLVACYRGLAVTGGPKSVGDAVNETVVFSFVALFLANLVLTAIGIQVTGR; encoded by the coding sequence ATGGCGAGTCGGGTGACGACCGCGGTCCGGTCCGTCGGCGACCTCTACGCCTTGTCCGTCGACGCGCTGGTCGGGCTGATCACCGGACCCTGGCGCTGGCGCGAGTTCGTCGAGCAGTACTGGTTCATCGCCCGCGTCTCGCTCGTCCCGACGGTGCTCATGGCGCTGCCCTTCACGGTCCTGGTGGTGTTCACCCTCAACTCGCTGCTCGGCGAGATCGGCGCCAGCGACATGGCAGGAGCCGGCGCCGGACTGGGCGCGGTCACCCAGATCGGCCCGCTGGTCACCGTGCTCGTGGTCGCGGGCACCGGGGCGACAGCGGTGGCCGCCGACCTGGGCTCGCGCACCATCCGCGACGAGATCTCGGCGCTCGAGGTCCTCGGGCTGGACCCGGCCACGCACCTCGTCCTGCCCCGCGCGCTCGCCTCCGCCCTGGTGGCCGCCACGCTCAACGGGGCGGTGTGCGCGATCGGGCTCATCGGCGGGTTCGTCTTCTCCGTCTACCTCAATCACGTCGACCCCGGAGCGTTCGCCGCGGGCGTGACCCTGCTGGTGGGCCCGGCCGAACTCGTGCTGTCCGAGGTCAAGGCGGCCCTGTTCGGACTCATCGCCGGCCTGGTCGCCTGCTACCGCGGGCTCGCCGTGACGGGCGGGCCGAAGAGCGTCGGTGACGCGGTCAACGAGACGGTCGTGTTCTCGTTCGTCGCCCTGTTCCTCGCGAACCTCGTCCTCACGGCGATCGGTATCCAGGTGACGGGCCGATGA
- the rplA gene encoding 50S ribosomal protein L1 yields the protein MSKNSKAFKAAAEKVDRTKLYSPLEALALAKDTSSTKMDATVEVAMRLGVDSRKADQMVRGTVNLPHGTGKTARVIVFAAGEKATEAEAAGADAVGSEDLIERIQGGWLDFDAAIATPDQMAKVGRVARVLGPRGLMPNPKTGTVTMDVTKAVNDIKGGKITFRTDKANNLHFIVGKASFTQEQLTENYQAAIDEVMRLKPSASKGRYLQKITISTTTGPGIPVDTQAISKLLEAGTDSE from the coding sequence CGCACCAAGCTGTACTCGCCTCTGGAAGCCCTGGCCCTGGCCAAGGACACCTCCTCGACGAAGATGGATGCCACCGTCGAGGTCGCCATGCGACTTGGCGTCGACTCCCGCAAGGCGGACCAGATGGTCCGTGGCACCGTGAACCTTCCGCACGGTACCGGAAAGACCGCCCGCGTGATCGTCTTCGCCGCGGGCGAGAAGGCCACCGAGGCCGAGGCCGCCGGCGCCGACGCCGTGGGCTCCGAGGACCTCATCGAGCGCATCCAGGGTGGCTGGCTCGACTTCGACGCCGCCATCGCCACCCCGGACCAGATGGCCAAGGTCGGCCGTGTGGCCCGCGTGCTCGGCCCGCGTGGTCTCATGCCCAACCCCAAGACGGGCACCGTCACGATGGACGTGACCAAGGCCGTCAACGACATCAAGGGCGGCAAGATCACCTTCCGCACCGACAAGGCCAACAACCTGCACTTCATCGTGGGCAAGGCGTCCTTCACGCAGGAGCAGCTCACGGAGAACTACCAGGCCGCGATCGACGAGGTCATGCGCCTCAAGCCGTCCGCTTCCAAGGGCCGCTACCTGCAGAAGATCACCATCTCCACCACGACCGGCCCCGGCATCCCGGTCGACACGCAGGCGATCTCGAAGCTCCTCGAGGCCGGCACCGACTCCGAGTGA